From the genome of Marinitoga sp. 38H-ov:
TTTTATTTCTTCTATTATTTCTTCTATTTTGTTTTTTGACAATAATTTCCATATTGTTTTGTTTAATTCTTTTATCTTATCATTTTCTAAATTATAATTTGCCTCTAATATTAATTTTGAAAAACTATTTTTTACTTCAAGATTTGGATAGTCTAATATATATTCTTCTTCAAGACCATATTTTTCTTTTCCCTTAAAGGTTAAATATCCAGCTTGTGCAAAGAATATATTAGCGTTTGCATCTTCTATTTCTCTTGTTGTAAAGTCTAAGGAATTTACTGTGTATTTTACTAAATCCTCGTATTCAACTTCTCTTCCTTTTACATATTCATATATGAATGATGGCGATCCGCTTTCAAACCAGTAATTTTGAAATTTCTTTTTTTGAAAGAATTTTAATATTGAAAATGGATTATATACAAAATGTTCTCCATCAAATGAGAATCCATTATAGTATTTTTTCATTTCTTGTAATAATTCATTTTTTGTTATTTCTAATTTTTCAGCTGTTTCTATTATGTATTCATCAAAATAATATTCCAATTCTTCTTGAGTGTATCCTAACATTTGTGAATAGTCATTATCTAATGATATATCATTTAAATTATTCAATGCAGAAAATACTCCAGTTTTTGTGAATTTTGTTATTCCCGTGATAAATACAAATTTTATGTATTCATCCCTGGATTTGATTGTTACATAAAAGTTCCTTAATATTTCTCTATATTTTTCTGCATTTTCTTTGTTATTTATATTATCTAATATTGGCTTTTCATATTCATCTACCAATATTACTACTTTTCCTTTTTTGGAAAGTTTTATTATTAATTCGTCAAATGCATATTTATAATGTTCTGATTCTATTTCTATATTATATTTTCTTCCTTCTTCTTTTATTATTTTTAATAACCCTTCTTTTAATTCTTTTTCACTATCATTTATTGCATCAAGTAAGCTTATTCTTATTATTGGATATTCTTTGAAATCCCATTTGTCATATATATATGTATCTTTAAATAATTCTTTTTCTCCTTTGAATATATAATATAATGTTGATATTGTTAAACTCTTTCCAAACCTTCTAGGTCGAGATAGAAAATAATATTTTCCATTATCTATTAAATCAAAAATATATTTTGTTTTATCTACATATATATAATTCCCCTCTATTATCTCCTTATAATCTTGTATTCCAATAGGTAATTTTTTCATCAGTTCCACCTCCGCAATTGAATTATATCACAATTCAGTAATGATATTTGCCAATAATAAACATTCCCATACTCTAATAATATTATATATTAAATCAAAACCGGGCAAAAAGCCCGGTTTAATTTCAAATTATTCAATCTAATATATATAATATTTTTTATTTATTATAATTTTTTATTTTTAGATAATCTAAAATGAAATTGGAAAAGATCAAACTCCATTATTTGTAATTATAATTGTAAAAGGATTATTTATATCTATTTTTGATAAATAAAACATAACATCAGAATCTGCACTCATTTTTAATTGTATTCCTAAATAATAATCTTTTTTATTTACAATAAATGGTGTTTGAAAACTAAATTCTGGATAGTGCTCTCCATTATATAATACTCCATATGCAAAATATCCAGAAATATATTTATCATCATTATTCCAATTGGAATAGAAAATGAATATCCTAAATCTGAAATTCCTACAATAACTGGTATTGTAAAATATCTTTGTAATTGAATGCCATAATTTGAAATACTATTAAGAATTATCATATGATATGGAAAAAATTGATGCTTTTAATACAGTTGGAATCAAATATTTATCAAGGCTTATTTTCTTTTTTTCACTACCTCCTTTAAATACAGAGGTATATGAATAGGAAAAACTTTTGATATTAAATCATTATTATATTTTTTTATTTCTGATGATAATAATATAGATTTATTTCATATCCTATATTTAAATTAAAATATCTTTCTCCTGCCTTCATTTTCATTTTCTTAAAAAAGACCTTCTGATATGTAAAAAATTCATTCTTATCATTATAATTTATTCCAATACCTGGTATATCAGAATAATCCAAAGGGTAACTTAATCAAATATTTGAACCTTCGCCAACTTCCATATATTTTTTGAAATAGAAATATTATTTCCTATATCAATATTAAAGCCAAAAGCAAATAAGGAGAAAATTATTATAATAACTATAATCGCTTTTTTCATAACCACACCTCAGAATTTTATATTATATCATACACTACCTTATTACTTCTGAAATATTTAAACTTAAAATATAACATCTCAATATTTTATGCTGGTTATATATTTCTAAATACAACATACTTTATATCTATATTTATATTAATTATAGCATATGCATTATATACAAACTCCATCAATTTTATTATTTCACAATTCAGTAACGATATTTGGGAATAATTCACGTATTATTCCCATTCAAAAATAATATTTTATACTACAATCGTCAGCGCTGACAGAGAAGAAAAATAAAAAATTATGAAAAGAAAAAAAAAAGAAAGGAGATGAAAGTATGGCAACAAAAATTAATTTAGGTGATAAAGTTAGAATTTCTTTTGATTATGGTTTAGATTTAGATGGAAAACAAATTATTAAAAGGAAGGCATTTTCAATTATATCAGGTGCAACTGATGATCAAGTATATACTGCAGCATTAAATTATGCATCATTATCTGAAAAATCATTAGTAGAAATTGAAAAAATAGAAAACTATGAATTACAAGCTTAAAGTATGATATTATTTTGGAAATATAATTAAAAAAATAATGGAGGTGTTAGTATGGCAAAGAAATTAAGAATGACATTTGTAAATACAGTAGATGGAAAGAGAAAGACAATATATTTAAATGATCCAAGAGTTGGTTTAACATCAACAGAAGTACAAAGTGCTATGGATTCATTTGTAGGAGTATTAGTACCAGTAGGATATGAAAAAGATAATGCAACTATTGTAGATACAACATCTAATGAACTATTTGACTTAATCAATTAAATGATAACCGGGCTTTTGGCCCGGTTTAATTAAAGGATAGTTATGTGGGATATATTTAAAATAGTATTAATTATAGATTATTTCTTTAAATTATTAAGCCAAGCATTTGATTATGAGGATAAGGAAGAAAAAATAAAAGAAATAAGGGAGATGAGAATTTTAATAATGAATTAAATAAAATTATTATCTGCAGAAATAGATGAATGATGAATTAAAAGAAGAAATTGAAAACTATGATAGTAATATACAATACCGTATTTCTATAAAAAATATGATTTTCATAATCCAGAAATTTTAAGATTTTTAGTTAAGAAACATTCAACCAGTTACAGGAGATTTAGAAACTAGAGGTATGAGATTTTATAATGAAGATTTACTGTATATTTATAATGCTTTTATAGAAGTTTTTGGGCATTAATAAAATCCCGGAAAATTCCGGGATTTTATTAATCAAACCTATCTCGTTCTTTTATAATTTCTCTCACCTCTAAGATTTTTTCAAATACTTTTTTTGAAAAATCAAGGCCTTTTTCATTCATTCTAATTCTTTCATCAAATACAATTAAATCTAATGCCATTTGAAAAAAATTTTTAGAAAATTCTTCATATAATTTTCCATATTTATTTTTTAATTTTTCTACACTTATTCCATATATTAATCTTAAACCCATAAACAGTTCTTCTGTTAATTCATCTAATAATGTATTTTCATTATAATAATCATATGGTATTTGATTATTATCTATTTTTTCAAAGTATTCTTTAAAATCCCATGTTTTTGTATATCTAATATTATTATAATGTCCTCCTGCTGATAATCCAAAACCATGATAATTTTCATTATTCCAATATATTAAATTATGTTTGCATTCATATCCTTCTTTTGCCCAATTAGATATTTCATATCTGTTATATCCCATTTTATTTAATTCTTCTATTATTAAATCAAATCCATTTTCTATATATTCATAATCTGGCAATTTCATTTTTCCTTTTTCTAATAATCTTTTTAATGGTGTATCATGATCATCATCAAAAATATAATATGAAACATGATCAGGTTTTAATTTTTCTATTAGTCTCAAATTATTTTCTAATACTTTCATATTATCTCCAGGAAGACCTAGAATAAAATCAAAGTTGATATTTGAAAAGTATCTTCTAGCTAAATAATAATTTTTTTCTATTACCTCATTATCATACAATCTATTCATATTTTTTAATATATCATTATCAAAGGTTTGAATTCCTAAACTTAATCTGTTTATACCTAGCTGATAATATTCATATAATTTATCTTCATTTAATGTTTCTGGATTTGATTCTATTGTTATTTCAATAGGATTGAACCCAATATCTAAGTTATTTATTTTACTAAATAATTTATCAATTTGTTTAACATCAACATATGTCGGTGTTCCTCCACCTAAAAACACTGTTGATATATTATGATTTGATATATTATGATTTAAATTATTATATAAATCTATTTCTTTTAATAAATATTCAAAATATTTTTCTTGTATACTATTATTTGTTGTAGATGGATAATCACAGTATAGACATTTACTTTTGCAAAATGGTATATGAATATATAATCCTTCAGTATTCAAAGAAAAAACTACCTCCATTTTTTGTAATCATTATTGTAAATGGATTATCTATATTTAATTTTGATAAATAAATTATAAAATTAGGATTATTATTCATTTTTAATTGTATACCAGCATAATAATCCTTATTAAAAGGTGTTTGGAAATTAAATATAGGAGATCCATCATTTAATATTCCATATGAAAAAAATCCAGATATATATTTATCTTCTATTATTCCTATTGGTATAGATAAGGAATAACCTAAATCAGATTTACTAATTATAAAAGGTATAGTAATATATCTTTGTAATTGAACACCTACATTTAAAACGCTATTATTATTTATTACATCATTAAAGGATGATGTGAATACTGATGCTTTTGCTATTGTTGGTATTAAATATTTATCTAAGGATAATTTTCTTTCTTCACTTCCTCCTTTATATACCGATATATATGAATATGAAAAACTTTTTGATATTAAATCATTTTTATATTTTTTTACTTCTGTAGATAATATTATAGAATTATTATAATATCCTATACTAAATCCAAAATTTCTTTCTCCTGCTTTTAATTTTACCTTTTTGAAAAATACCTTTTGATATGTAAAAAACTCCTCTTCATCATTATAATTTATTCCAAAAGATAGATTATCTAATATATTATCTAAATTAAAACCAATATATATTCCACCGCTTGCTGAATCGGATAAATTAAGCAATTCTTTGGATATTATGATATTATTACTGCTTAAATTAAAAGAAAAAGTTGTTAGTGATGCTATTAAAATAATTAAGATAATTATCTTTTTCATATTATCCCTCCATTTATTATATTCAATATAATTATATCACATTATAAAAATGCCAGGCATTGCCCGGCATTGTATTATATCTTTAATATTTTTTTTCCTTTTTCTACTATATCCTTATACTTTTCAAATAATGTAAAATCAATATTACCTCTTTTTTTACCATGATAATCAGTTGCAATAAATTCTATAAGATTATTTGGTAAAAAATAATTATCTTTTTCAATATATTCTAAATTCATTTGAAAATATACATTCATGGTTTTTAATCTATCTATTAATGATTCATTATCTTTTAACCATTGATATCTTTCAACATGAGCAAGTATTATTTCATATCCTTCTAATTGTAAATCAAAAATTTTATCTAATAAATACATAGGATATACATTCGTAGGTAATTCTATTAATACAAAA
Proteins encoded in this window:
- a CDS encoding ATP-binding protein, yielding MKKLPIGIQDYKEIIEGNYIYVDKTKYIFDLIDNGKYYFLSRPRRFGKSLTISTLYYIFKGEKELFKDTYIYDKWDFKEYPIIRISLLDAINDSEKELKEGLLKIIKEEGRKYNIEIESEHYKYAFDELIIKLSKKGKVVILVDEYEKPILDNINNKENAEKYREILRNFYVTIKSRDEYIKFVFITGITKFTKTGVFSALNNLNDISLDNDYSQMLGYTQEELEYYFDEYIIETAEKLEITKNELLQEMKKYYNGFSFDGEHFVYNPFSILKFFQKKKFQNYWFESGSPSFIYEYVKGREVEYEDLVKYTVNSLDFTTREIEDANANIFFAQAGYLTFKGKEKYGLEEEYILDYPNLEVKNSFSKLILEANYNLENDKIKELNKTIWKLLSKNKIEEIIEEIKRIISAIPYNLHQNRESYYHSLIYTILASAGLNVTAEELTNLGRIDLVLEHNDKIYLFEIKLDKSAKEALNQIKEKKYYEKYKNYEVYIIGINISSEKSNIDDYIIEKI
- a CDS encoding DUF1659 domain-containing protein, with the translated sequence MATKINLGDKVRISFDYGLDLDGKQIIKRKAFSIISGATDDQVYTAALNYASLSEKSLVEIEKIENYELQA
- a CDS encoding DUF2922 domain-containing protein, with amino-acid sequence MAKKLRMTFVNTVDGKRKTIYLNDPRVGLTSTEVQSAMDSFVGVLVPVGYEKDNATIVDTTSNELFDLIN
- the hemW gene encoding radical SAM family heme chaperone HemW — its product is MNTEGLYIHIPFCKSKCLYCDYPSTTNNSIQEKYFEYLLKEIDLYNNLNHNISNHNISTVFLGGGTPTYVDVKQIDKLFSKINNLDIGFNPIEITIESNPETLNEDKLYEYYQLGINRLSLGIQTFDNDILKNMNRLYDNEVIEKNYYLARRYFSNINFDFILGLPGDNMKVLENNLRLIEKLKPDHVSYYIFDDDHDTPLKRLLEKGKMKLPDYEYIENGFDLIIEELNKMGYNRYEISNWAKEGYECKHNLIYWNNENYHGFGLSAGGHYNNIRYTKTWDFKEYFEKIDNNQIPYDYYNENTLLDELTEELFMGLRLIYGISVEKLKNKYGKLYEEFSKNFFQMALDLIVFDERIRMNEKGLDFSKKVFEKILEVREIIKERDRFD
- a CDS encoding CpsB/CapC family capsule biosynthesis tyrosine phosphatase, which produces MFDIHNHILPNVDDGLKSIEESIEILNEYKKNNINTVFFTPHINHPTVKTDIYKIKETYEIIKEKAKEIGINTYLGSELYLQPNNPEFIPLKDYFVLIELPTNVYPMYLLDKIFDLQLEGYEIILAHVERYQWLKDNESLIDRLKTMNVYFQMNLEYIEKDNYFLPNNLIEFIATDYHGKKRGNIDFTLFEKYKDIVEKGKKILKI